From Bacteroidota bacterium:
TTGCAATAATAAAAAGGCTTGTCTTTTTCATTTCATTTAAAGTTAAAAATTGGCAGTGTAAGTTATAAAATATTCTCACTCGGTATGCCAAATTATAAACAGAAAGGAGATTGAATCATTTTGAGTGGTCCCCAAAAATATGTATATATATAAAAAGGGCAATTCGCTGGCGGACCTAACTGCCGTGTTATACTTCATCATCCTGTCCCGATAAACCCGGGGTGCATTTTTTATGGGTTTAAACCTCAAACACATTTGTATTTTTTATATATTTGATCTTGCTCCCCGATTAATATTTAAATCATATTGGATGATTGAAAAATTAACGATATATTTAGAAACACAAAAAGTAAACATTACATCACAATATGGATGATATTCTGGAATAAAGGTGAACATATAACAGAGTGAGGCACAACTTGATGACACATAAGTACAATGGAAGTAAAAGATGAAATATTTTATCATTGCCAAAGAAAAAATGGATTAAACAAAAATTGGGAAATTGGAGATTTCATAAATTTCTCTAAAAAGACAGAGAATTACTACTTCTCATCCTTGAAAGAATGTGTTCTTGAATTAAAAAACAGCTTGTCTAATATTGATTTGAATCCTAAAATTGAGAAAATAGAAGGAATTATACATAACGAGGAATTTGAGAAAAACATAAGAGAAAAACAAATATTAATAAATAACTCAAAATATTACATTGACCAAATAAACGACTATTTCAACAAAACAATTCAATTTCAACAAGAAACAATATTTGAATTTATACGAAAGGAGATTAATCCACAATTACCATCAAGGCAGAGTTGTATCTGGATTACAGAAACAATAGAAGATTTACGTAAATGGTCAGACATGTTTAAATGTCCGACAATTCTCAAACTTAAATTAAATGGGAAAATACATAAAACAAGTGGGAAATTTATTGATATTATTCAAAATAGAGATTTATATACTGCTAGATTAAATGCGACAGAATACTGGAGAGGTAAATACAATGACAGAGATGAGATTGAATTTTTATTTGAAGGTAATTTTGAGATTGTAGATAAAATAAAATAAAAGCTGTGCCTAACATTTTGTAAATTGCATTGCGGGGTTCGTGCGGTGCGTTGTCTCCGCTCAGCTAGCGCGGACCTGCCTTCCGCAGGCAAGCGTCCACGTCCGGGCATCTTTTTAATCTTGGACTGATTTAACTGGCGCGGACTACCAGCCTGCGGCAGGCAAGTCCGCGCCCACTAGACTAGCTAGGGACTAACAGTAAATAAAACTAAATTGCTAAAACATGAATCAAATGAAAGCTGTACTTTATAATAAAAAAGCGTCTCCCGTAAAATTGAGTTATACTCAGATCGAAAAACCAGTAGTAAAGGACAGCGAAGTTTTAATCAAAATAAAAGTAGTTTCATTAAACGCCGCTGATTATCGTTCCATGAAAATGGGGCTCATCCCTAAAAACAAAATTTTTGGAGCCGATATTGCGGGTTGTATCGAATCGGTCGGCACGAACGTAACACAGTTTAAGCCGGGCGATGAAGTCATGGGCGACCTTGCGGGCTTTGGTTTCGGAGGTTTAGCCGAATATGTCGCCGTTCCTGAAAAAGCAATCATCATCAAACCCGCAAGCATTTCATTCGAAGATGCTGCTACCTTGCCTATGGCGGCAACAACAGCACTTCAGGCACTGCGCAACAAAGGCAAGATCAAAAAGGGCCATCAAGTTTTAATCGTGGGTTGCGCCGGCGGTGTGGGAACATTCGCCATTCAACTTGCCAAATATTTTGAGAGCGAAGTTACAGGCGTATGCAGCTCAAAAAATGTGCAACAATCCTTTTCGTTGGGTGCCGATTTTGTGATCGACTACAGCAAAGAAGATTTCACGAAAAGCGATAAACGTTATCACCTGATTTTAGGCATTAACGGGAATTACCCGCTTTTAAGCTATCGGAAATGTCTGGCTACGGGTGGTATTTATGTCATGGTTGGAGGCTCCCTGTCCCAGATTGCCAAATCATTGCTTTTTGGCCGGGTATTTTCATTTGGATCGAAAAAGATGCGGTCAGTAGCGGCAAAATCAACAAAAGAGGATTTGGAACTGCTGGCAAGCCTGCTTGATAAAGGCAAAATCAAACCCATCATCGAACGCAGGTACACGCTGGAACAAGCCACAGAGGCAATGAACTATTTAAGTCAGGGACACTCAAGCGGAAAAGTGGTCATCAACATCACCTAAAACAATGAAGAATTTAATACGCGGCATTTTAGGATCAGTGATCTTATTGGGGAGTTTTCAAATATACGGTCAAACTACCGGCATCATGACCTTTAATATCAGATATGATAACCCGAACGACCATGAAAATTCGTGGGAATTCAGAAAAAATGAAGTGGTCGGTTTAATCGCCTATTATCATCCCGATTTTCTGGGCATACAGGAAGGATTGTATCATCAGGTGACATTTATACAGCAGCATTGCGCCAACTATAACTATATCGGCATTGGCCGTGATGACGGGGATAAAAAAGGAGAATTTAGTGCCATTTATTTCGATACCACAAAATTCAGTCTGATTGCCCAGGAAACCTTTTGGCTTTCTGAGCATCCCGATACCATTTCGGTTGGTTGGGATGCTTCGATGGAACGGATTTGTACCTATGGGAAATTCAAAAATATAATCACGAATGAAACCATTCACATCTTTAATACCCATTTTGACCATTTTGGAACTTTAGCCCGAAAAATGTCGGCAGAATTGATTCTTCAAAAAATTGCAGCTTTCGGATTAATTAAGGAGAAAGTGGTTGTGATGGGAGATTTAAACGCTGAACCGACATCCGAACCCATCACCCTATTGAGGAAAGCGTTGGATTACGGATTTGAAATTGCCGAAAAGAAATTTTACGGTCCTTTAGGCACTTTTAACGGCTTTAATAATACCCTGGCGACAGATAATCGGATCGATTACATTTTTACCAAAAATTTAGAAATTTACAGTTATCGTCATATCGACGACAGGCGAATTAATAATCTTTGCATCTCCGATCACTTTCCGGTGCTGATTGAAATTAAATGGTATTAACCCCAGGGCTAGCCCTTAATCTTTTATTCAGGAGCAAGCACAGGGGAATTATATTTATTAAATAAGTCTACAAGAATCATATCTCCCGAATGCAAAAAAGCCCTCCATTTCTGAAGGGCCTATAATTATTAACCTAACTTAACCTGGTTACTTAGTCTTGATAGTACAGCCA
This genomic window contains:
- a CDS encoding NAD(P)-dependent alcohol dehydrogenase, which encodes MKAVLYNKKASPVKLSYTQIEKPVVKDSEVLIKIKVVSLNAADYRSMKMGLIPKNKIFGADIAGCIESVGTNVTQFKPGDEVMGDLAGFGFGGLAEYVAVPEKAIIIKPASISFEDAATLPMAATTALQALRNKGKIKKGHQVLIVGCAGGVGTFAIQLAKYFESEVTGVCSSKNVQQSFSLGADFVIDYSKEDFTKSDKRYHLILGINGNYPLLSYRKCLATGGIYVMVGGSLSQIAKSLLFGRVFSFGSKKMRSVAAKSTKEDLELLASLLDKGKIKPIIERRYTLEQATEAMNYLSQGHSSGKVVINIT
- a CDS encoding DUF2441 domain-containing protein, which codes for MEVKDEIFYHCQRKNGLNKNWEIGDFINFSKKTENYYFSSLKECVLELKNSLSNIDLNPKIEKIEGIIHNEEFEKNIREKQILINNSKYYIDQINDYFNKTIQFQQETIFEFIRKEINPQLPSRQSCIWITETIEDLRKWSDMFKCPTILKLKLNGKIHKTSGKFIDIIQNRDLYTARLNATEYWRGKYNDRDEIEFLFEGNFEIVDKIK
- a CDS encoding endonuclease/exonuclease/phosphatase family protein; the protein is MTFNIRYDNPNDHENSWEFRKNEVVGLIAYYHPDFLGIQEGLYHQVTFIQQHCANYNYIGIGRDDGDKKGEFSAIYFDTTKFSLIAQETFWLSEHPDTISVGWDASMERICTYGKFKNIITNETIHIFNTHFDHFGTLARKMSAELILQKIAAFGLIKEKVVVMGDLNAEPTSEPITLLRKALDYGFEIAEKKFYGPLGTFNGFNNTLATDNRIDYIFTKNLEIYSYRHIDDRRINNLCISDHFPVLIEIKWY